One window of the Candidatus Methylacidithermus pantelleriae genome contains the following:
- the mgtA gene encoding magnesium-translocating P-type ATPase, whose translation MILSKPWNLPTYEEAASLSPEELFQRLESDAQGLSSLEAEKRLSLYGPNELVSEKPPGWGYRLYTAFRNPLVILLTILALLSFLTGDLRGAVVMSVMVALGVSLRFIQETRADAAAARLKKMIHVTATVLRDGQWQELALEDIVPGDVVRLSAGDMVPADIRLVSAKDLFLIQATLTGESMPVEKADSPDRRPGLSPLERSNLCFLGTSVESGSAVGLVLFTGRQTYLGKVASSLVAEEPPTAFDRGVQRFTWLMIRFMLVMAPLVFLINGLSKHNWKEAFFFAMAVAVGLTPEMLPMIVSVCLSKGALAMSRKKVIVRRLPSIQNLGAMDILCTDKTGTLTRDRVILEIYCDVFGNESEEVLHDAFLISHFQTGLKNVLDRAVLEHAELHKELNVGNYSKVDEIPFDFSRKMMSVVVESVDGQTLLLTKGAPEAVFGRCTHFQSDGKIFPMEPIFAGDLLEEVRNLSEDGFRVLAVAKKPLERRRLAYSKDDEEALILTGYLAFLDPPKDSAERAIAALRQEGVKVKVLTGDNDLVTKKVCEEVGLTAKRIILGSELDRMSPEELEEACENADIFARLSPTHKKLIVEALQKKGHVVGFLGDGINDAPALRVADVGISVDNAVDIAKESADVILLEKDLNVLAEGILEGRRVFVNIVKYIRMGASSNFGNMFSVVGASAWLPYLPMAPIQVLTNNLLYDFSQVPIPTDTVEPELVARPRPWELSSIAKFIVLIGPISSIFDYTTYAIMWFFFQCRNLQLVSPPELAARFAGAVDPDGTYAAALFHTGWFVESLMTQTLIIHVIRTSKIPFLQSQASWPLTVTTALIMAIGAWLPYSSFGSALGFVPLPRLYWAFLAATLLAYLALTQWVKHWLSRKGYL comes from the coding sequence ATGATTCTATCGAAACCATGGAACCTGCCTACGTACGAAGAAGCGGCGAGTCTTTCCCCTGAAGAGCTCTTCCAACGCCTCGAGTCGGACGCTCAAGGGTTGAGCTCGCTCGAAGCCGAAAAAAGGCTTTCGCTCTACGGCCCCAACGAGCTTGTATCTGAAAAGCCTCCCGGTTGGGGATACCGGCTTTACACAGCTTTTCGCAATCCGTTGGTTATTCTTTTAACCATACTTGCGCTTCTTTCCTTCCTTACGGGGGACCTCCGAGGCGCCGTTGTGATGTCCGTTATGGTTGCCTTGGGAGTATCGCTACGCTTCATCCAAGAAACTCGAGCCGACGCGGCCGCTGCGCGGCTCAAAAAAATGATTCATGTAACGGCGACTGTTCTTCGCGACGGCCAATGGCAAGAGCTTGCGTTGGAAGACATTGTTCCAGGAGACGTGGTGCGACTTTCTGCCGGGGATATGGTCCCTGCTGACATCCGCCTGGTGAGCGCCAAAGACCTTTTTTTAATCCAAGCGACTTTGACGGGCGAGTCCATGCCTGTGGAAAAGGCAGACAGTCCCGATCGCCGCCCAGGGCTCTCGCCTTTGGAGCGTTCCAACCTTTGTTTTCTAGGAACCAGTGTCGAAAGTGGATCGGCCGTCGGTCTGGTCCTTTTTACGGGGCGCCAAACCTACCTCGGGAAAGTTGCAAGCAGCCTTGTAGCCGAAGAGCCTCCAACGGCGTTTGATCGGGGTGTCCAGCGCTTCACCTGGCTCATGATCCGCTTCATGCTGGTGATGGCTCCCCTTGTCTTTCTTATCAATGGACTGTCAAAGCACAACTGGAAGGAGGCATTTTTCTTTGCGATGGCTGTAGCCGTAGGCCTCACCCCTGAGATGCTTCCCATGATCGTTTCGGTATGCCTCTCCAAGGGTGCACTTGCTATGTCCAGGAAAAAAGTCATTGTTCGTCGCCTTCCTTCGATCCAGAACCTTGGAGCGATGGACATTCTTTGTACTGACAAAACTGGCACCCTAACTCGTGACCGAGTTATTCTCGAGATTTACTGTGATGTTTTTGGCAACGAATCGGAGGAAGTTTTGCATGATGCTTTTCTTATCAGTCATTTTCAGACAGGACTCAAAAACGTATTAGATCGAGCGGTGTTAGAACACGCTGAGCTGCATAAGGAGCTAAATGTTGGCAATTATTCTAAGGTCGATGAGATTCCTTTTGACTTTTCCAGAAAAATGATGTCTGTCGTCGTCGAAAGCGTTGACGGGCAAACTCTTCTCCTTACCAAAGGAGCCCCGGAAGCTGTTTTTGGGCGTTGTACTCACTTCCAAAGCGATGGAAAGATTTTTCCCATGGAACCCATTTTCGCAGGCGACCTCCTTGAGGAGGTCCGGAACTTAAGTGAAGACGGGTTCCGCGTCTTGGCAGTGGCCAAAAAGCCCTTAGAGAGACGCCGGCTGGCTTACTCCAAAGATGATGAAGAAGCTCTGATTTTGACAGGCTATCTTGCGTTTCTGGATCCACCTAAGGACAGCGCAGAGCGAGCCATCGCTGCCCTCCGTCAGGAGGGTGTTAAGGTCAAGGTTCTCACCGGCGACAATGATCTTGTTACAAAGAAAGTTTGCGAGGAGGTAGGTCTAACCGCCAAGCGCATCATTTTGGGCAGCGAGCTCGACCGGATGAGTCCCGAAGAACTCGAGGAAGCCTGTGAGAATGCTGACATCTTCGCGCGGCTTTCCCCCACCCATAAAAAATTAATCGTGGAGGCCCTGCAGAAAAAAGGCCATGTCGTTGGCTTCCTGGGTGACGGGATCAATGACGCTCCTGCTCTGCGGGTGGCCGATGTGGGGATTTCGGTGGACAATGCGGTGGATATCGCAAAGGAGTCCGCAGATGTCATCTTATTGGAAAAAGACCTTAACGTGCTCGCAGAGGGAATCTTAGAAGGCAGGAGAGTCTTCGTAAACATTGTAAAATATATTCGAATGGGGGCTAGCTCCAATTTTGGTAATATGTTTAGCGTAGTTGGCGCAAGTGCATGGCTTCCGTATCTGCCCATGGCTCCGATCCAGGTTTTGACGAACAATCTTTTATACGATTTTTCACAGGTGCCGATCCCTACCGACACTGTGGAACCAGAGCTCGTTGCTCGACCCAGACCCTGGGAGCTCAGTTCCATTGCGAAGTTTATTGTCTTGATCGGGCCAATTAGCTCCATCTTCGACTACACTACCTACGCAATCATGTGGTTTTTCTTCCAATGCCGCAATCTCCAGTTGGTCTCTCCCCCAGAGCTGGCTGCTCGTTTTGCAGGAGCCGTCGACCCAGACGGAACGTATGCGGCGGCTCTCTTTCATACGGGATGGTTTGTCGAGTCACTAATGACTCAAACGCTTATCATTCATGTCATACGCACGAGTAAAATTCCTTTCCTGCAATCCCAGGCAAGCTGGCCACTGACTGTCACCACTGCTCTTATTATGGCAATCGGAGCTTGGCTTCCTTATTCTAGCTTCGGGTCTGCTCTGGGGTTTGTTCCCCTTCCTCGTTTGTATTGGGCTTTCTTAGCCGCTACGCTCTTGGCTTATTTGGCTCTCACCCAGTGGGTGAAGCACTGGCTTTCTCGAAAAGGATACCTTTGA